A region from the Candidatus Thermoplasmatota archaeon genome encodes:
- a CDS encoding NAD-dependent epimerase/dehydratase family protein encodes MAVLVTGGAGFIGSHLIDALIGKGHEVKCIDNFSSGRKEFIEHSMENGLDLMEGDLLNRNDIKRALKECDTVFHLAANPDVRLGVEDTNVHLEQNIIATYNLLEEMREAGVKKIAFTSSSTVYGDAGQIPTPENYGPLIPISLYGASKLAAEGLISSYCCTFDMQSTIYRFANVVGPRSTHGVTYDFIKKLRINPDILEILGDGSQKKSYLYISDCIEAMLFGMEKSESKVEIFNIGSEDWIDVRRIADIISEEMALSPDYKFTGGVDGGRGWKGDVKVMCLSIDKLKNLGWSPRYGSEQSIRMTARWLINHI; translated from the coding sequence ATGGCGGTGCTTGTTACTGGGGGAGCAGGATTTATCGGCAGTCATCTGATAGACGCTCTGATCGGCAAGGGGCATGAAGTAAAATGCATAGATAACTTTTCTTCCGGGAGGAAAGAATTCATAGAGCACAGCATGGAAAATGGGCTCGATCTAATGGAAGGTGATCTGCTTAACAGGAATGATATAAAAAGGGCACTGAAAGAATGTGATACGGTGTTTCATCTTGCAGCCAATCCCGATGTCCGCCTCGGTGTTGAGGATACAAATGTCCATCTCGAGCAGAATATTATCGCCACGTACAACCTCCTTGAGGAAATGCGTGAGGCAGGTGTTAAAAAAATTGCATTCACCTCTTCTTCCACAGTTTATGGTGATGCAGGGCAGATACCAACTCCTGAAAATTATGGGCCGCTTATCCCAATATCCCTTTATGGTGCCTCCAAACTGGCAGCAGAGGGTTTGATATCTTCATATTGCTGTACATTTGATATGCAGTCCACGATATACAGATTTGCAAATGTTGTCGGGCCGAGAAGCACCCACGGAGTCACTTACGATTTTATAAAAAAATTGAGGATCAATCCCGACATACTCGAAATACTTGGGGACGGCAGCCAAAAAAAATCTTACCTGTATATATCTGACTGCATAGAAGCCATGCTTTTTGGCATGGAAAAAAGCGAGAGCAAGGTAGAAATATTCAATATCGGCTCGGAAGACTGGATTGATGTACGGAGAATAGCAGATATAATATCTGAGGAAATGGCTCTCTCCCCCGACTACAAATTTACGGGCGGCGTCGACGGCGGGAGGGGCTGGAAGGGAGACGTGAAGGTTATGTGTCTTTCCATAGATAAACTTAAAAATTTGGGGTGGAGCCCGCGGTATGGAAGCGAGCAGTCAATAAGAATGACCGCCAGATGGCTCATCAATCACATTTAA